A stretch of Rhododendron vialii isolate Sample 1 chromosome 4a, ASM3025357v1 DNA encodes these proteins:
- the LOC131324074 gene encoding pectinesterase inhibitor-like: MARIPRAFILLVLLLSSLSCSCVMGAFDLVDKVCIQNTSPRICREALRSDVRFAISDLTGLGYIAIDLTRRHVTATSNRIKVLIAQTQDPGLKKPLAFCEQKYREALFACERAGPSLGERYYEGFSAAGDAVSSLGKACQNAFGASPLGSINKKTVVFGDLFRSLASLLSKSRFQNYLLSVDVYAVIHLGIL, translated from the exons ATGGCACGGATTCCTCGTGCTTTCATCTTGTTGGTTTTACTCTTGTCGAGTCTCTCATGTTCATGTGTGATGGGCGCATTTGATTTGGTTGACAAAGTTTGTATTCAAAATACAAGTCCCCGTATTTGTCGTGAAGCTTTGAGGTCTGATGTTCGATTTGCCATATCAGATCTTACCGGGCTTGGATACATTGCAATTGACTTGACGCGCAGACACGTTACAGCCACAAGTAACAGGATCAAGGTCCTAATAGCGCAAACTCAAGATCCTGGCCTCAAGAAACCCCTCGCGTTTTGTGAGCAGAAATATAGGGAAGCTCTATTTGCTTGTGAAAGAGCAGGGCCCAGCTTGGGTGAAAGATATTATGAAGGTTTCTCTGCTGCAGGAGATGCTGTTTCGAGTCTTGGTAAAGCTTGTCAAAATGCGTTTGGAGCCTCCCCGCTCGGAAgcataaacaaaaaaacagtgGTTTTTGGTGATCTCTTTCGTAGTCTCGCTTCGCTTCTAAGCAAAAGTCGA TTTCAAAATTATCTTTTGTCCGTAGATGTGTATGCAGTTATTCATCTTGGGATTTTATGA
- the LOC131322700 gene encoding pectinesterase inhibitor has product MAAYSFNSFSSLFFLLPLFLSISLSTSDLISEICSKTQNPSLCLQALRSDRRSARADLKGLALISIDIAQSNAKQTANRLIPALSRGATSPKLKARYDTCAENYADTIDNLNQARAALNAHDIGTFRTRASAALDGPDTCEDSFEGPPAEPKQLRDANNKLEGLCSIILAIGARLESGGLY; this is encoded by the coding sequence ATGGCGGCCTATTCTTTCAACAGCTTCTCCTCCTTGTTTTTTCTCTTGCCATTGTTTCTCTCCATTAGCCTCTCAACAAGTGATTTGATCAGTGAAATTTgctccaaaactcaaaacccgTCGCTATGTTTACAGGCCTTGAGATCCGATCGTCGTTCCGCCCGAGCAGACCTCAAAGGCCTTGCCCTAATCTCAATTGACATAGCACAATCAAATGCCAAACAAACTGCCAACCGGCTCATCCCTGCGCTTTCCAGGGGAGCCACCAGCCCTAAATTGAAAGCGCGATACGATACGTGCGCTGAAAATTACGCAGACACCATTGACAACCTTAATCAAGCCCGAGCGGCTTTGAATGCTCATGACATCGGTACTTTTAGGACTAGGGCCTCGGCTGCCTTGGACGGACCGGATACTTGTGAGGATAGTTTTGAAGGACCTCCAGCAGAACCAAAGCAGCTACGAGATGCGAATAACAAGTTGGAAGGCCTTTGCAGTATCATTTTAGCTATTGGAGCCCGTTTGGAGTCTGGAGGATTATACTAG
- the LOC131324075 gene encoding pectinesterase inhibitor-like gives MVYSFKLYFSLLVSLVPWFLFISLSDARPNRKPTTTLINQICSQTIGNPSLCLQVLESDTRSARADLRGLGKISIDIARKDAKQTSNLSTSLMKEATNSSLKGRYDYCAELYGDAIDDLNGAGQILNKKVLSPLDISDFRIRASTACSGPNFCDDGFDEGLPNEPSKLKEASKKYKDLCEIVLVIGASFKSG, from the coding sequence ATGGTCTATTCCTTCAAACTCTACTTCTCCTTGTTGGTCTCTCTTGTGCCATGGTTTCTTTTCATTAGCCTCTCCGATGCAAGGCCAAACCGGAAACCAACAACTACTCTAATCAATCAAATTTGTTCCCAAACGATCGGAAATCCCTCACTGTGTCTACAAGTCTTAGAATCCGATACTCGTTCCGCTCGTGCAGACCTAAGAGGCCTTGGCAAAATCTCAATCGACATAGCACGTAAAGATGCTAAACAGACGTCCAATCTCAGCACCTCGCTTATGAAGGAAGCTACTAACAGTTCATTAAAAGGGCGATACGACTATTGTGCCGAACTTTATGGAGATGCCATTGATGACCTTAACGGAGCCGGGCAGATATTGAACAAGAAGGTTTTGAGCCCGTTGGATATCTCGGATTTTCGGATTAGAGCCTCGACTGCTTGTTCTggaccaaatttttgtgacGATGGCTTTGATGAAGGACTACCAAATGAGCCATCAAAGCTTAAGGAAGCAAGTAAGAAGTATAAAGACCTTTGCGAGATTGTTTTGGTTATTGGGGCTAGTTTTAAGTCTGGATAG